The genomic DNA gTCTCAGTCCATATAAGCCCATTGGATTTTCAATATAGTATCAAAGTATGTTATATACTTCCGAACGCACGTATGTGaactcacaccacgccaggtTTAACGTAGGTGTGTGTGGGTAGTTGAAAAATGCACTCGTGTTGGCTTGAGTGTGGTTAGACCCAGTTTCGAGACAGCCAAGAATGTGTATCATGTTAAGTCAGGCCCGAGTATGGAACTCGTGGTTAGTTTGATTTGTCCTCCCTTGCTTGAGTCCGGAAGACAATGAGCGCAGGTATGTAAGGGTACGTGGCAACATGAGAGTGAATGTTGAGAGTAACGAATGAGTTAATtccacataaaaaaaaatataagagaaTTACACAAGTTTATAAGGGATTGAATACCATAACAAATCAGCTCGAACTTTTGGGTTGAAGATTGGGCTAATCGATTATAGGTCATGTgaatattttacatggtatcagagcctaggttacgCATATGCGTGCCCACGCGCGTATACGCACCTACACCACGTCAAGCCCAATATATCCAAGTGCAGCCAAGAGTACACCTTGTGTAAGTCCCATCacgcccgagcacggaagatgaaGCCTCGCTCAAGGTCAGTTGTTAAGGTTGGGTATTTAAGAGCATTTGATAACGTGTAGGcaaaaataaatcacacgTTGCACATGAGGGCAAGTGTTGATGATATTAATCTCACGTTGAAAAGATAAATCAAAATCTATTCGTTTATCTGAAACTTGGGTACTAGCTATTATCAGTTTCAGTTTTTAAGTGGAAACGTGCCCATGCCTGTATGAGCCCATTGGATTTTCAATAGGTAACAATTATGTAAGTAGCTAGAAATATCTATAGGGAAGTATACACAAACCGAGGGAATTCATGTAAGATGTCCCGTACTGTCCACTAAGCGTCTTAGTAGGGGGTCGCGCCCTGTGAGGCTAGCTATATCAGATAAAAACTCAAGGACTCGGGGAGTGTGTGACTTAGATCATTCTTTTTGAAATCGAAAATAGCACAGACTCACTTAGCTGGGCTATCGAGAGTGCATCCCATCCTCTTCTAGACCATGGGCAAGTCACAATATAAGTCAGTCAAGTACAATGTGATCTATGGCAAATCATGAAATTAATCTTGCAGGGTACTGCAAAGAATCTACTAGCACAAATCTATTATTCCTTCATAACTTCATTGTTAATAGACAACAAAATTCTCATATGATACAAGCGGAGAAAGATCTGCAACCCAACAACGAGGAAGGGCGAAATAAAAAAGGGAATGacaaaaaaatggaaatacaTTCGAAACGAAAACATTTCATAagagtaaatatatatatatatatatatatcaaatgaaATAGAGAACTCATTCAAATGGGTGAAGATCATGAGGCCGAGTGAAGGGAAACCTGCAAACACAATATGCAATCTGTCCCCGCTACTTCCAATATGTTCTTGAAACCGTCCCATTGTAAGCACTCGGATAGTTCAGCCTGGGATAAAATTCAATACGACTACGTTACAACCTTAAAAAAAGCATTTATCAGGAAAGAGATTGATGTTTTCTTTCAAAGGATTTGTAGCTGTTATAGGATAAAGATATGTCGGTGTAAGactaaaacaatcaaacaaGCACATTCAACAAGAACATTTAAGAGGTGGACTCCCAATGTTTCTAGTGGTATCATCGGAGACTCCAGAAGAAACTGGTGTTGTACTCTAAGAGCTGGAGAGCAATATGAGAGAGAACTTTATGTTCCGTTTGGTTTTgcaattaaaatcacaaaaatttgaactttaactttaactcaacacactacacaacaaaaatacacatttcccaagtcaaaaactttaattttaactcaactacacaatcatttgtctttttccacaatcaaaatcaaagttattttaactctgaaaccaactGCACCATTAAGGCCCTATGAGGGACTGTATGAGGGGGTCAGACGGTCTGACCCAAGACAGTAGGGGCTATCCCCACTAGAAGAGACAACTTATAATAACTCAATTATCGCATCACTTACatgataagaaaattttgatttatcaTTAAACTCTAATATCTCGTAACTACCTTCAACTAAATGTCTTGGATGAACAGTCTGTGCTTTAACAGGGTTCATTCATTATTCCCAAGCACAAACAAAGCGCAAACCTTCAACCGTATTATGGCCTTATGATTCAGTATTCTAAATGTAAATTTATTCAACAGAAGATGTACCTTTATCTTTGGAATGAGAGCAGGACCCCCATAAGCAAATCCTGTGTAAAGCTGAACCAGTGTTGCACCTGCTCTTATTTTCTTGTATGCATCTTCACCACTGATTTGGAGAGTGTAATGAatttaaaacaataaaatacacAAATGGTCTGAGTGCTAACGAGATAATTGCAGAATAAATGGAAACAAGACCACCTTTACTTGCTTATACCATGATATAACCACCACTTGATGTActccatgaaaaattattGGGTCCAACGACTGAATATTCAATGGTTGTGTCCCTTACAAAATGTTTTCGTATTTGGAGAATCAAATTTCCTACAAGGAGCATAATGATTCATACAAAATAATCAATCGACTGCATATACGAATcagttaattaatattttgtacgAAATATTTTTGTACCTGAAAAAAAACATTTCGTAGAAGAAAAAAACATTTCGTATGAAAATTCCGACATAATATTTAGTCATTTGAGCCAAAAATTACCCTATTGGTTATGGGTCATCACTCGGGCATTTGATTTATGCATACCATGGATATACAATTATACCCATGGCTATACTCACGGATTGGTTGGCGATTCTCTCAGGTCATGATTCATATCCAACGCATCTATATATGCAgcatctttcttttctttttccttctttttcttatttctatttttcggATTCGAATGTCATATGTCCCATCAACCATATATAGTATATTCTTTTCCCTTTATACAAATAATTGTTGAAGTCAAAATCCTCCAGAGTAAAATTATTGTACGGGTTGATCtcatcttctttttcatcAACGTGGAGACTCGCTGTGTCAATTAAAAGGATGCATGTGAGATCCATCTTGGCATTATAATAACGACCGATAATGATAAATAACAACTGAGACCTGTTTGAACCGCGACAACCACAAAGATGTGTTTGAAACTGGGCCAAAATTTCGATAAATCACAACTTAACAGTACGACTCTAGaaaattattgatatatttatgGGACTTATGAATACACGTCGATAAGATAATGACCGGATAGTAATCCTTCTATTGACGCATTGCTGAAGGACACTTTTAAATTGCAAATGGAATACGTCATTGATCTGACAATCTACTGTGGGAAAGGCAACCTGCAACGCAACATGAAATGCTTCCGGTTTAGTGCTTTCGATCTTGTCGAGAAAAAGgacaagaagaagataaaaaaaaaattgtaccaGATGATACttgtcttttttaaaaaaaatttaagtccAAAGAAAAATCCATCACAAGCATTCAATGGCAGTAATCGCATGTCACAGTATCACAATCTCACTTTAACTTTTTGTAATAACCAAAATTCTttcccaatatatatataaatatgaatatgcatatatattgtaaaataaCTAATAGGTCATGTTGCATGTGATCCAACCCTAGAAACCCCACTCCAGATGTTATCCATAAATTTATAAGGAACTAGTCATATTACGTATTagttataataaattaattgtaaaaattagagttaaatctctataagaatttgaatatatctttaaattaaaagtacgAGTTGATAGACGGTAATGTTTAAGTCCATTAAATCTTAGAGTTATCATCTTTTCTTGGCTAGAATGGGAATTTGCTTTTTCTTCACCTGTAATCAACCGCGCCCAGTGAGAAAAACATGTGCATGAGTAAGTTTTACGAGAGATTATGAAGATGTTCAAGAGAGACGTACGCATACATCAATCATCCCaagaaaacaattaattagAGCAAACTAACCCCAGCTTGAGAGACGTATCGAAGTTGTTATTAGAATAAGCTGACGAGAGATCATAATCTCCTGACAAGTGGTTAATTCGAGGAACTCTCTTTGCTTCTTGCATTTTCACCAtctgcaaaatatatataaccctTTCTTCTTGGGGCATAATAGAAAAAAGCCTCAAAACAGGAGGAGGAGACCAGAATAAAAACAGCAAATGGAAAAGAATACATGCAGTATCTGGCTTCTTGTCAAGATGGATGTGTGTGTATTTGCGATTTAGCCAttgatgaaattttctttGCCCTTACCATTTTCATGTGCTTGTTCTCTTCCAGAAGCTGTGCTCCCTGCATAATTTCAACGTCCGAAATCAAtggtaaaaataaataataattagattttttttactgaTAGCACATGTCTTTTAGAGTATAAAACGAATTACATCACTTCaaatatgtgatatatattcgtctatttatagaaaagaaaaaattttaagtatGACAATTAAATTCTAAAAGAATTGCGTATATTACGATCTTAGTCAAGGCTACGGACATCTGATTGCCTAATGGAGagcttaattaattacatagCCCATCCCCAATAGAGAAACAAATGAAGATCATTGTTAAATGCACaacaaacctttttttttagggCACTGATCTCGTTCATGATCCTTCCGGCCTGTGTGCGACAAGAAACACCGTCATCGTCCCACATGTTAGAAAAAGATATTTAGTAACAAACTGCTACAGACATAAGCACATTAATTAttctttacaaaaaaataGCAGGTTAAGTAATGAGGCCCCGAACGAGAAAAAGGGCAGAAAATAGGGATGCTGATGATAAAATGTACATACGTATACCTTTGAGTGACTTCTCAAGTTGATTAAGTTGATCAAGATTCAATTCATGTAGATCTTCCCCCCTCAAGTGCCTGTCCTTCCCGATCCCATATATATGATTGTCACTAGTTCGCTTCCCGATCTCAAGTACGGAACGATTACGTATTttcatgtgtgtgtgtatatatatatatacatacttgaTTCATGGACCGATTGTCTCCAGTAATGACGACAAATGCAACCTTCAAACAACAGATATtcgaaaataatatatataccttAGCTCGCGAGCCCTATCGGAGAGATCCTTCCTTAAGGCACATGGGATATCATCTACCTGCATTAAGACAACACCACTCCAGCAACTGAGACCTTGTATTCAGATATTAAACCTTATTTTTTGTACTGTGTACTAAAACAAGAATTATTAAGCTGATCAAGTGGAGACCGGCACATTATAGGTTCAGAATTTTTTCGTCCAGAGTAATCTCATGATGGTTCCAAAGCTTTGGTGACTAGCTTAGAAGAGTTATGACATTAACCTTTGCATCGTAGGAACCAGCTTTTGAGAAGTTCTTCACTGCTACATGAAGATTATTCTTTCAGTATGTAATACTAGAAGGGAATTCCTAAACGTCTGTTATGCATAAGAAGAGAAGACACAGATTGTAGTTTTATGGTATTTCGATTTTAGTCGGTAGGTCATTTCCAGTGATGCTCGAAAGAAATTCTGTAAAACACACTACATGCATAGTCCAACATGTTGGTTTAACCACACAACCTTTCATTAATACGAGACCTGTATTGGACTGAGAAAATCCACTTACACTAGACTATCAATCTAGTGAAGAGAAGAGTGAAGCAAtcctaattaatttaatttacctGTTGCTGAGCAGAGGGGTTGAGGCTTTTCTCTGAGTGCAGATTGATATGCCTCTCGATTACCTGTTCAGTACTAAGATAATAAAAATGGAAGAGTGCCTCAGCCCTCGAGTCGAGTCATTTATCGATATCAGAGctaacaagaaaagaaacatttgtatcatattttcaaatattttttaggttactttccacgggctgaAATCTCTCGAGAAATCGatcaataaaagaaattttgacgATATATACTTTGGCTTCACAATCACACATAAATATGAATACAAATGAATGCCAGAagtataaaatatgaaattttagaAAGATAGATATATTTATACGCAtgttatatatgaatatattatcCACTACAACCATATAATGAAAACTTTGTGCGTGATAAGACTTTTCATAATAGTTAACAAGGGATGTATATACATGATATACTACATCTAAGGTATATATTTATGAGAATTTCCCCGttacatataaataatttgaacATAATCTGAAAAATGCATGATATGTGCACATATTGGAAGCGTACAACCTGTTTACTTTTAGAGAACtaattttcacttttcttctccttttctaaatttatttctccactgaaaaatacaaaaatatatttattaatgttAAAGTTAGAAAATCGTAATTCATAGTAAATCAATCACTAATTTAGTATTGGGGCTCAAATATTGTGAAAATAAATGATGATTGATAAAGAAGAAAGGGAAGTCATATATTAAAAGTTAGAAATGAGGAGAATTGCCTAATGAAAAATTAGAGAACTAAAAAAAGAGTTTTCTAATATCCACAAATTTGAatagtggaaaagaaaattttcttagaaAAATCATTTCAATTCTATGTAAGTAGATGTATTTTTTGTAGTCATCTACTTTTTAGAAGATTTTCttggaaaattgaaaattgtatgAAAATATTGTAATGACTGCGTGATTATCTATGAAAATCCAGATGAACAACTCATTATGTGCATGTCGATGACACATCTCATCATTTGTGATCATTGATTAAGAATAGCACAAGCTTCTAAATATTACATTACAAAGTACATTAGCAGGAACTAGAGAAGATATGCAAGagaattttttagaaattaaaatcagCAGTTTTTAAGGGGATATCTGTTTACAAACACTGATATACCCAAACAATGttgagtgtgtgtgtgtgtatgtgtaAACATTGAAGATCTAACTTCACCAAAACCCAAAGATTCTTCAGTACATATGGGAGGCAGTCTTGATCATTGATTTGTTCATTCAGTACTTTGATACATAGCTTTaacaaaatatgtatatatatgtattaacaattcttttttcccctcGACCGGTCCTCTATGTCTCAGACTCTTCGGAATAAGATCTGTGAATTCGTATATACAAAATACTATGAGTACCttcctcaaaaaaaaaaaaaaaagaaagaaagaaagaaacctTAGTAAAAGATTGCCTAATTACACTATATAATACAATTTTAAGTAGCTAGCTAGGGGAGAGAATTAGTGATATggcaaaaattaatttaaataccTAGAGCTGGAGAACTCGAAGAGCTTGCCGGTGGAAGAGAAGATGATGAGGGCTATCTCGGCATCGCAGAGGGTAGAGAGTTGATGAGCTTTCTTGATGAGCCCTCTTCTCCTCTTAGTGAAGGTCACTTGCCTCGCGCTCAGGTTGTCTATCTTCTTTATCTCTGTTCTCTTCCTTGTCATCCTTCCCTTCTTTCTCAACCTATAACATAACatcataaaacaaaatattagaACACTCAGCTATATTTGCTCTTTGGCCGCGAAGTAATCaaaggtaataaaataaatggggGGAAAGATACAATTACCATGGATTGGCACATATAAAATCCGAGATCCACACAAATAACCATATCCCATcagagaaaaatataaaaaaaatttcgaaatGGTACTTAGGTATTGGTAAAGAAAAACTCAGCTTTCGGATCGATTAAATCCCAATATAAGAAaaactcatctttcggacccATGTAATTGTTGCATGATGGTGATGAATGGCTACTAGTTTAAGTAAGCTCCGTTAAAAAATGTAGATCTATCTACGTATGAAGGCAGATATGATCGCGAGTGAGTAAATCTCATAAACCTAGAAAATAATCACAGgacattttttattcatataaaGACCAAATGTACTCCATACCAGATGCTCATGAGTAGAGGAGAAAATATTGCCAAGAATATTGGAAGACATTAGAGTCACAAAATCTGACCATTCACAAACATTTACACACACAGAAAGCtaaaataatcaaaagaaAGGAATTCTATAAATATGAAAGGAGAACAATGGAAGAAGCACACAGGATTCAGATTGCAGGAAAGAAACGACAAGATCCGATGTATCCAGAGAAAATTACGAAACAAACCTAAGAACCCTAGCTAGCTAACTTGACATATATGCTCGcagacaagaagaagaagaagatgaagaactTTATGAGGGGAACAGCAGGCAATGGAGTCAATGGATCATGGGCCAAGCTTAGCTGATCAAgaagatagatagatagaaaGCGAGGAATCCATTTATGGCCCAACAGGGAACCCTCTCTCCTGTTATAGCAAGTTGGGAGTAAACTATCAATTTCATCCCTATACCCTAAAACCTTAAACGATCAATTTCATTCATGACTTATATGAGTTGCATCAATCGAATCCTTGAGAAAAATTTTACATCAATTCGGTCTCAAGTAACATCAATTTCATCCCTAATCATATCAATTTCATCCATGATCACATCGATTtagtcattggtcactttaaTTTAGTCCTTGAGCACATTAATTTTGTCCTTGGTCATATTAATTTGATTCTTGATCACATCAATTTAATCCCCCCGCTTGTTCACATCAATTCAGTTTTTATTTTGTCACATCATTTTGGTTCTTGTCAACATCAATTCTTTACATCAAAAAGGTCACTATGGCATCTCCCTCCTTTTTCCTACTCTTATCTCCGAGCAGACTTTAGAGCATTTGTTCTCATTGCTTGGACCTCTAATTCTTGTGTTCTTGATGGCTATAGAAAGCTTACACGTAGTACTACTACTTAAGATCAAGTTTCGAGGCAAAAGGCAAATAAATAAGTTAGAAAAATGTgattgaaaattgattttcactcacaatgcagaaaattcagaTGAGCGTGTACGAAAGTACAAATGCTTTTTCCTGATAAAATAAGGTTATGCACTGCCCGTCACAATATCAATATCAGGCTTTTCCATACAGAGGGGAGATATGCCGACATTTAATGGGGACACAAGATGTAATGGCGACACAGATGTCACCCTCATCGTAGCCGCCTTGCCTTGTTCCCCGACCCCCTACCGTATCTCATTTTCTACTCCATTAACTATTCCCACGGGATACACATTCTCACCCTCATGAAAAAccaaaaccaaacaataaataaaattgaaagctATGAATATAAGCCATAAATATTGCATTTGGTAAcgaaattaagtttgatttaaggAGATAAAGGCAAAAATAATTGTGAAAAGTATGCGAGAGAATTTGAACTATTATGGAAAAAAGTACATTTTGTAAACAAATATAGCAAAAATCTCTTAACAATGGCGATCATTCTTGTATAGGTTACTAGAAAATCACAATAATTGTGGTTATTTTAACTATTATGGGTTCCTATTGATTTCGCCCGCAATTGCTCAATATATTATAGATCTATAtctaaaattgattgataTCTATGTGGTTAGTCATAACTGTCTAATCTAAAATGTTatatgatttatatatttcttaacaAGTACTCCCCTTATATATTGGCTTGATTAGTTCTGAGTGCCCATTAGcgcaaaattaattaaatgcgTGCGCAACAGTATCCAACTTGTGCTTTGATACCAGATAGAAACTTTAGAAAGAAGAGATTCATGGAAACACTCGCAACCACACACATAATTAGTGCAAATGgtgctttaatttatatagactACAATTACATTCATCGAATAAAAGAATAACCTCTACTAATATGCAAGATCTAAAAAATATTGGAGATATATTgtagtttttaaaattatatcaaattatatatattataatatccTTTTTTTCTCGGTTAATTGATGATTCACTCTTAAGCCTAGAAATCGGTAAAGTGCTCTAGAAGAATTGCACTCTTTAGAAGCCAATGtaaagtataatatatatacacacatacatttccttttttgttgCTAATAAAAAAGGACATCAGAGCCCTCTACTTCTGAAGATAAGAAACCCTATCAGATTCCAAAAGGACCCCTCTCTAAGACCAAGTGAAATATACCGACGATGCTTGGCAGCCTGGTGGTAAGACTTGGAACAATTATCTTGAGCGTCCTGAGTTCGGGTCTCATTCCatacaattaaaatttttctaagaTAATGTTTAGAATATTAATCCCACGTTGAAAAgatgaataaaaattcattaatttatatgagGTTTGGGACCAACACTTATTAGTTTGAGTTTTGAAGGGAAAATAAGTCCAAGTCCGTATAAGTCCATTGGATTTTCAATATAGTATCATAGTAGGTTATAGACTTCCGAATGCACGTATGTGGACTTACACCACGCCAGGTTTAACGTTTGTGTGTGTGGGTAGCTGAAAAATACGTCCGTATTGGCCTGAGTGTGGTTAGATCCAGTTTCGAGACAACCATGAATACGCATCGTGTTAAGTTAGGctcgagtgtggaactcgtggttAGTTTCATTTGTCGTCTCTTGCCTGAGCATGAAAGACAATGCTCGGCTCGTGGTCAGTTctacataaaaaatataaagagaaATTTCATAAGATTATAAGGGATGGAGTACCATAATCAATCAACTCGAACTTTTGGGTTGGAGGTTGAACTAATCGCTTATAGGCCATGTTGATATtttatatggtatcagagtccAAGTTACGCATATATGTGCCTACACGCGTACGTGCACCTACACCATGTCAagcctgtcagcacccaattttggtccaccggcttcagaGGGGCAGAATCGTCGTTTTTTTGCCgcccgtgagggaagtatttccgattaattacccgagtattcacgacttttcggagatagcacattttcctaatctagcaccaattttatgatttttcaaaaataatactatttttgGACGTTTTcaaatttcgcgtacatcgacgtcaattttcaaaattcgggacaaaattcgagattgaaaataattttatcgcgtaatatcgatcatcaaatttttcgaagcgtgatggcggtctcgaattatttttccgacgtccgatcaagaagacgagatttttaaatttatacgGGCgtcgattttgaaattcgaaaaaaaaaaaaaaaagtcagcaATGGTCAGAAGTCACTGACTTCTGACCGCTGCTCCTCTTTCATCATTtattttcctgttcttcttcttcctcttttcttttctttttcttttctttccttcttcttctccctcctGG from Punica granatum isolate Tunisia-2019 chromosome 2, ASM765513v2, whole genome shotgun sequence includes the following:
- the LOC116194547 gene encoding MADS-box protein SVP-like translates to MTRKRTEIKKIDNLSARQVTFTKRRRGLIKKAHQLSTLCDAEIALIIFSSTGKLFEFSSSSTEQVIERHINLHSEKSLNPSAQQQVDDIPCALRKDLSDRARELRHLRGEDLHELNLDQLNQLEKSLKGIRMYILSSASLFSALFLVRGLIT